Proteins encoded within one genomic window of Pongo pygmaeus isolate AG05252 chromosome 6, NHGRI_mPonPyg2-v2.0_pri, whole genome shotgun sequence:
- the LOC129041712 gene encoding HIG1 domain family member 1A, mitochondrial-like has protein sequence MSTDTDVSFSSYDEDQGSKLTQKAKEAQFTPIGMVGFVAIVAYGLHKLKSRGNTKMFHHLIHMRVEAQGFVVGAMAVVGMGYSMYREF, from the coding sequence ATGTCAACAGAcacagatgtttccttttcttcatacGATGAAGATCAGGGATCCAAACTTACTCAAAAAGCTAAAGAGGCACAATTCACCCCCATTGGAATGGTAGGTTTTGTGGCAATTGTTGCATATGGATTACACAAATTGAAGAGCAGGGGAAATACTAAAATGTTCCATCATCTGATCCACATGCGTGTGGAAGCCCAAGGCTTTGTTGTAGGAGCAATGGCTGTTGTTGGTATGGGCTATTCCATGTATCGGGAATTCTAA
- the MPLKIP gene encoding M-phase-specific PLK1-interacting protein, whose product MQRQNFRPPTPPYPGPGGGGWGSGSSFRGTPGGGGPRPPSPRDGYGSPHHTPPYGPRSRPYGSSHSPRHGGSFPGGRFGSPSPGGYPGSYSRSPAGSQQQFGYSPGQQQTHPQGSPRTSTPFGSGRVREKRMSNELENYFKPSMLEDPWAGLEPVSVVDISQQYSNTQTFTGKKGRYFC is encoded by the exons ATGCAGCGACAGAATTTTCGGCCCCCGACTCCTCCTTACCCTGGTCCGGGCGGAGGAGGTTGGGGTAGCGGAAGCAGCTTCCGGGGAACCCCGGGCGGGGGCGGACCACGGCCGCCCTCCCCTCGAGACGGGTACGGGAGTCCGCACCACACGCCGCCGTACGGGCCCCGGTCTAGGCCTTACGGGAGCAGTCACTCTCCGCGACACGGCGGCAGCTTCCCAGGGGGCCGGTTCGGGTCTCCGTCCCCTGGCGGCTACCCTGGCTCCTACTCCAGGTCCCCCGCGGGGTCCCAGCAGCAATTCGGCTACTCCCCAGGGCAGCAGCAGACCCACCCCCAG ggtTCTCCAAGGACATCTACACCATTTGGATCAGGGCgtgttagagaaaaaagaatgtctAATGAGTTGGAAAATTATTTCAAGCCTTCAATGCTTGAAGATCCTTGGGCTGGCCTAGAACCAGTATCTGTAGTGGATATAAGCCAACAATACAGCAATACTCAAACATTCACAGGCAAAAAAGGAAGATACTTTtgttaa